One segment of uncultured Tolumonas sp. DNA contains the following:
- the dapE gene encoding succinyl-diaminopimelate desuccinylase, translating into MTDSLVLSLAKDLIARPSVTPVDEGCQQLMTEFLAPLGFTIEPMVFHDTTNLWARKGTSGPLFCFAGHTDVVPPGPENKWNTPPFTPTIIDGVLYGRGAADMKGSIASMLAAVQRFVIDYPAHNGSIAFLITSDEEGPFINGTPKVIETLEARQEKITWCLVGEPSSTNAVGDVVKNGRRGSLTGDLTIYGVQGHVAYPHLAENPVHLAMPALAELSAKQWDAGNEFFPATSFQIANINAGTGASNVIPGELQVQFNFRYSTELTDAQIKQQVCELLDRHGLRYELKWTLSGQPFLTGSGKLVEATQKAIQAVTGRTTELSTSGGTSDGRFIAPTGAQVIELGPINATIHKVNECVNVADLETLSDIYYSMMQQLLVEHD; encoded by the coding sequence ATGACCGATTCTCTTGTTTTGTCTCTGGCTAAGGATTTGATCGCACGTCCTTCTGTAACCCCAGTAGATGAAGGTTGTCAGCAACTAATGACCGAGTTTTTAGCGCCATTGGGATTTACCATTGAACCAATGGTATTTCATGACACGACAAATCTGTGGGCAAGAAAAGGAACATCGGGACCATTATTCTGTTTTGCCGGTCATACAGATGTTGTTCCACCCGGACCAGAAAATAAATGGAATACCCCTCCGTTTACTCCAACCATTATTGATGGCGTTTTATATGGTCGCGGTGCTGCGGATATGAAAGGTTCCATCGCATCAATGCTGGCCGCCGTTCAACGTTTTGTGATTGATTATCCGGCACATAACGGATCAATTGCTTTTCTTATTACCAGCGATGAAGAAGGCCCATTTATTAATGGCACGCCCAAGGTTATTGAAACATTAGAGGCTCGACAGGAAAAAATTACCTGGTGTCTGGTTGGTGAGCCTTCATCAACCAATGCGGTTGGTGATGTAGTCAAAAACGGCCGTCGTGGTTCATTAACGGGTGACCTGACCATTTATGGTGTTCAAGGGCATGTTGCTTACCCTCACCTAGCTGAAAACCCAGTCCACCTTGCGATGCCTGCGCTGGCTGAACTTTCCGCTAAACAATGGGATGCTGGAAATGAGTTTTTTCCAGCAACCAGCTTTCAGATCGCGAACATCAATGCTGGTACTGGCGCATCAAATGTGATCCCAGGTGAGTTACAAGTTCAATTCAATTTCCGCTACAGTACAGAACTTACCGATGCACAAATAAAGCAGCAAGTCTGTGAACTGCTCGACCGCCATGGTCTGCGCTATGAACTGAAATGGACATTAAGTGGTCAGCCTTTTTTAACCGGCTCGGGAAAACTCGTCGAAGCCACACAAAAGGCGATTCAAGCGGTAACTGGACGAACTACTGAATTATCAACATCAGGTGGCACCTCGGATGGTCGTTTTATCGCACCAACGGGCGCTCAAGTCATTGAATTAGGTCCGATCAATGCAACTATCCATAAGGTAAATGAATGCGTTAACGTTGCCGATCTGGAGACACTGAGTGATATCTATTACAGTATGATGCAACAGTTGCTGGTTGAGCATGATTAA
- a CDS encoding Spx/MgsR family RNA polymerase-binding regulatory protein: MAITLYGIKTCDSVKKAQTWLKQNNIPFEFIDFKQIPPTEAQIIQWCHSAGWEKLLNKQSKTFRELSPTEKTISYEAQAVALMLAHPLLIKRPVLTSQHKILIGFSELAYNALNN, translated from the coding sequence GTGGCAATCACTCTGTATGGCATCAAAACTTGTGATAGTGTCAAAAAAGCCCAAACCTGGTTAAAGCAGAATAATATCCCCTTTGAGTTTATTGATTTTAAACAGATCCCTCCCACTGAAGCGCAGATAATACAATGGTGTCATTCGGCAGGTTGGGAAAAATTACTCAACAAACAAAGTAAAACCTTTCGGGAATTATCCCCCACAGAAAAAACGATCTCATACGAAGCCCAAGCAGTGGCATTGATGTTAGCTCATCCCCTACTGATCAAGCGTCCAGTTCTGACATCCCAGCATAAAATATTGATCGGATTTTCTGAACTTGCGTATAACGCACTGAATAATTAA
- a CDS encoding YciN family protein encodes METKEPIAKASLLELANQIMKEHDDYLAGMAVTDVNEKSGVLVFKGEYFLDDQGLPTAKTTAVFNVYKGLAQALSPQYTLE; translated from the coding sequence ATGGAAACTAAAGAACCTATCGCTAAGGCATCTTTGCTCGAATTGGCAAACCAGATCATGAAAGAGCATGATGACTATCTGGCTGGCATGGCTGTCACCGATGTAAACGAGAAATCAGGCGTTTTAGTATTCAAAGGCGAATACTTCCTCGATGACCAAGGTTTACCAACTGCGAAAACTACTGCTGTATTTAATGTCTATAAAGGGCTAGCGCAGGCCCTTTCGCCACAATATACACTGGAGTAG
- the ompA gene encoding porin OmpA, which produces MKKAVALTIVAGFVASAVSMTAFANDAEGAFLGTGFGWNNYSDLGDVGTAIKSSTPTAHVFGGYTFNEFLGAEAGYNWLGNGHVEGGRFKSHGANLSLIPRYPLTDDLSLLGEVGVMRWKADNEATNVDDHGTSPIFGAGLAYRVSDPIDLQLRYRHIDGIGDAKTGESDSNNVNLDVVYYPTRTSEPAPVVTPAPAPVAAPAPAPQPVQETKTFTLTSDVLFDFNKATLKPAGVSALSKLYNQIQTLEMNDKNIVVYGYTDRIGSDGYNLKLSQDRAKSVSSFLTSKGLSATRITAVGRGEADPVSPASCNAIKAKKDLIVCLSPDRRVNVEVKGSKTVVVK; this is translated from the coding sequence ATGAAAAAAGCAGTGGCATTAACAATCGTTGCAGGTTTTGTAGCATCAGCAGTATCAATGACCGCATTTGCTAACGATGCAGAAGGCGCATTCCTGGGTACCGGTTTCGGTTGGAATAACTACTCTGACCTGGGTGATGTAGGTACTGCAATCAAAAGCAGCACACCAACAGCTCATGTTTTTGGTGGCTACACTTTCAACGAATTTTTAGGTGCTGAAGCCGGCTATAACTGGCTGGGTAATGGCCATGTAGAAGGTGGTCGTTTTAAATCACACGGCGCAAACTTGTCTTTAATACCACGTTATCCTCTTACTGATGATCTGTCACTGTTGGGTGAAGTCGGTGTTATGCGCTGGAAAGCTGATAACGAAGCAACCAATGTTGACGACCATGGTACATCACCAATTTTTGGTGCTGGCTTGGCTTATCGCGTATCAGATCCGATTGATCTGCAACTGCGTTATCGCCACATTGATGGTATCGGTGATGCTAAAACTGGTGAATCAGATAGCAACAACGTAAATCTGGACGTAGTTTATTACCCAACTCGTACTAGCGAGCCAGCTCCTGTTGTAACTCCAGCACCAGCTCCAGTTGCAGCACCAGCTCCCGCTCCACAACCAGTTCAAGAAACCAAAACTTTCACTCTGACTTCAGATGTGTTGTTTGATTTCAATAAAGCCACACTGAAACCAGCAGGTGTGTCCGCGCTGAGCAAGCTGTATAACCAAATCCAGACTCTGGAAATGAACGACAAAAATATCGTTGTTTATGGTTACACAGACCGCATCGGTTCTGATGGCTATAACCTGAAATTGTCTCAAGATCGCGCTAAGAGCGTATCTAGCTTCCTGACTTCTAAAGGTCTGTCTGCTACTCGTATCACTGCCGTTGGCCGTGGCGAAGCTGATCCAGTAAGCCCAGCAAGCTGTAACGCAATCAAAGCGAAGAAAGATCTGATCGTTTGCTTGTCTCCTGATCGTCGCGTAAACGTTGAAGTGAAAGGTAGCAAGACTGTAGTAGTTAAATAA
- a CDS encoding helix-turn-helix transcriptional regulator, with amino-acid sequence MSLAPVSVGQKIRHIRETMGLSRPKFAELLSVPPTTLKNYELGYREVGGAFLVALAHQEQLHKFTLWLLSDKIAPEIGQISPAEYVVQK; translated from the coding sequence ATGAGTCTCGCTCCTGTGTCTGTTGGTCAAAAAATCCGTCATATTCGTGAAACAATGGGGCTTAGCCGTCCGAAATTTGCGGAACTGCTTAGCGTGCCACCAACTACACTGAAAAACTATGAACTAGGTTATCGTGAAGTTGGCGGTGCATTTCTGGTGGCTTTAGCGCATCAGGAACAGCTGCATAAATTCACTTTATGGCTATTGTCAGACAAAATTGCGCCTGAAATCGGCCAAATTAGTCCTGCAGAATACGTAGTTCAAAAGTAA
- a CDS encoding DNA repair protein: MVLTLVLLAIGALLFLTIAYNIFQQHKQQQEIDRRAIVARQKVIIEEAEDILLNVNRLSYSKTLVMLLQNRLLDALRTIQNVTPNVSAINQRIEDVRNQIKYVNEHYKGEDSHFRSPDSDRQAIQMLQTTKKLRAIVRMEHNKGKIDPQSFSVEDRRLELMLLKINIANLLQKAMDARVQRQIGTAKQLLTKGISALGVIHDKDAYLIASEEEMKSTLRDINDQLERESQKEREEIQEKQDDLDVLFQPKKKW, from the coding sequence ATGGTTTTAACTCTGGTTTTACTCGCAATCGGCGCATTGTTATTTCTTACGATTGCTTACAACATATTCCAGCAGCATAAACAGCAACAGGAAATTGATCGTCGGGCTATCGTTGCCAGACAAAAAGTGATCATCGAAGAGGCAGAAGACATTTTACTGAATGTAAATCGACTGTCTTACAGTAAAACCTTGGTTATGTTATTACAAAACCGGTTATTAGATGCGCTACGAACCATCCAAAACGTAACACCTAACGTGTCAGCAATTAACCAACGAATTGAAGACGTAAGAAACCAGATCAAGTATGTAAATGAACACTATAAAGGAGAGGATAGTCACTTCCGTTCCCCAGACTCCGATCGACAAGCAATACAAATGCTGCAAACCACTAAAAAATTACGGGCTATAGTCCGAATGGAACACAATAAAGGCAAAATTGATCCGCAGTCATTTTCGGTTGAAGATCGTCGTTTGGAATTAATGCTGCTTAAAATTAATATTGCTAATTTGTTGCAAAAAGCTATGGATGCCCGCGTTCAACGTCAAATAGGTACGGCAAAACAATTGTTGACGAAAGGAATTAGCGCTCTAGGTGTCATTCACGATAAAGATGCGTATCTGATTGCCAGTGAAGAGGAAATGAAGTCAACCCTGCGGGATATCAACGATCAATTAGAAAGAGAATCACAAAAAGAACGCGAAGAAATACAGGAAAAACAAGACGATCTGGATGTTTTATTTCAACCAAAGAAAAAATGGTAA
- the cysB gene encoding HTH-type transcriptional regulator CysB: MKLQQLRYIVEVANHSLNVSATAESLYTSQPGISKQVRMLEDELGIQIFERSGKHLTQITTAGHEVIKIAQEILAKVESIRSVAGQYTNPDQGTLHISTTHTQARYALPDVIKGFIKRYPMVSLHMHQGSPAQISESVAKGTSDFAIATEALHLYEDLITLPCYHWNRSVIVPKEHPLAACSVLTVEELAKYPLVTYTFGFTGRSELDAAFSRAGLIPRIVFTATDADVIKTYVRLGLGVGVVATMAVDPEVDKDLVLLDGSHLFQSSTTKICFRKGIFLRSYMYDFIERFAPHLTRELVDKALAMKTPYEVEALFANIELPTY; the protein is encoded by the coding sequence ATGAAACTCCAGCAGCTACGATATATCGTTGAGGTTGCTAATCATAGCCTGAATGTGTCCGCAACCGCAGAAAGTTTATATACCTCGCAACCTGGTATCAGCAAGCAAGTTCGCATGCTGGAAGATGAACTGGGTATTCAGATCTTTGAGCGCAGTGGTAAGCACCTGACACAAATTACTACGGCAGGGCATGAAGTTATTAAGATTGCGCAGGAAATTTTAGCTAAAGTAGAATCTATTCGTTCAGTTGCTGGCCAATACACCAATCCTGATCAAGGCACTCTGCATATTTCAACAACACATACGCAGGCACGTTATGCCTTGCCTGACGTTATTAAGGGTTTTATCAAACGTTACCCGATGGTTTCGTTACATATGCACCAGGGCTCACCAGCACAAATCAGCGAGTCAGTTGCTAAAGGAACCTCTGATTTCGCCATCGCCACAGAAGCATTACATTTGTATGAAGATTTGATCACCTTACCGTGTTATCACTGGAATCGTAGTGTTATCGTTCCCAAGGAGCATCCTCTCGCAGCTTGTTCTGTGCTCACTGTCGAAGAACTTGCTAAATATCCTTTAGTTACTTATACGTTTGGATTTACCGGTCGTTCAGAGCTGGACGCTGCGTTTAGCCGTGCAGGGTTAATTCCACGCATTGTATTTACGGCAACTGATGCTGATGTGATAAAAACATATGTCCGATTAGGTTTAGGTGTTGGTGTGGTTGCAACTATGGCTGTTGATCCAGAGGTTGATAAAGATTTGGTACTACTGGATGGTAGTCATTTGTTTCAGTCGAGCACCACTAAGATCTGTTTTCGAAAAGGCATTTTTCTGCGTAGTTATATGTATGACTTTATTGAGCGTTTTGCCCCTCATTTGACTCGTGAACTGGTCGATAAAGCATTGGCTATGAAAACACCCTATGAGGTCGAGGCGCTATTTGCCAATATAGAATTACCGACGTATTAG
- a CDS encoding iron-containing alcohol dehydrogenase: MLNFEYQNPTKVLFGKGQIAKISHEIPSDARILIVYGGGSIIANGTMELAKRALAGRNVTEFGGIEPNPDYETLMQAVAVVKKERINFLLAIGGGSVIDGTKFIAAAACWELGDPWEILHNKGKGIRNVIPFGCILTLPATGSEMNQHAVISRKNRQISLPSASGSQGNYGAMAMHSQIAKEKLAFSNDQVFPQFAVLDPETTFSLPKLQIANGIVDAFCHVIEQYLTYPVNANLQDRFAESIMLTLLDDGIKSYQQPDDYDSRANLMWCATMALNGLIGSGVPQDWSSHAIGHELTALFGLAHAETLAIVLPGTMAVRKDEKKAKLVQYAKRVWGIQGKNEDLVIQQAIDKTIAFFESLGFATHLSAYNIKEEQIPDIAATLLKHGMTGIGEHGTVTLDICEKILRKAL; this comes from the coding sequence ATGCTGAATTTTGAATATCAAAATCCAACCAAGGTGTTATTTGGGAAAGGTCAAATCGCCAAAATCAGCCATGAGATCCCATCTGATGCACGGATTTTAATCGTCTACGGCGGCGGAAGTATTATCGCCAATGGCACGATGGAACTCGCCAAACGCGCATTAGCAGGGCGAAACGTGACTGAATTTGGCGGCATTGAACCAAACCCAGATTATGAAACTTTGATGCAGGCTGTTGCGGTTGTAAAAAAAGAACGGATCAATTTTTTACTGGCAATTGGTGGCGGTTCAGTAATTGATGGCACCAAATTTATCGCTGCCGCGGCTTGCTGGGAATTAGGTGACCCTTGGGAAATCCTGCATAACAAAGGGAAAGGCATTAGAAATGTGATCCCCTTTGGCTGCATCTTAACCTTACCCGCGACAGGTTCCGAAATGAACCAACACGCCGTAATTAGCCGCAAAAATCGCCAAATTTCCTTACCTTCCGCAAGTGGTTCACAAGGTAATTACGGTGCAATGGCGATGCACAGCCAAATTGCAAAAGAAAAACTCGCCTTTTCAAATGATCAAGTGTTTCCACAATTCGCAGTTCTTGACCCAGAGACGACCTTTTCACTGCCAAAACTACAAATTGCCAACGGCATTGTCGATGCATTTTGTCATGTTATTGAGCAATACTTAACCTACCCGGTTAATGCAAACCTGCAAGATCGTTTTGCCGAAAGCATCATGTTAACGCTGTTGGATGACGGCATAAAAAGCTATCAACAGCCGGATGATTACGACAGCCGAGCCAATCTGATGTGGTGTGCCACCATGGCACTTAATGGCTTGATAGGCTCTGGCGTTCCGCAAGACTGGAGTTCACACGCTATTGGGCACGAGTTAACCGCATTATTTGGTCTTGCCCATGCAGAAACATTAGCGATTGTTTTACCTGGCACTATGGCGGTTCGAAAAGACGAGAAAAAAGCCAAATTAGTACAATACGCGAAACGAGTTTGGGGCATTCAAGGTAAGAATGAAGACTTAGTCATTCAACAAGCTATTGATAAAACAATCGCCTTTTTTGAATCACTCGGTTTTGCCACTCATCTCTCTGCGTATAATATCAAGGAAGAACAAATTCCTGATATTGCAGCGACATTATTAAAACACGGCATGACTGGTATTGGTGAACACGGCACTGTGACACTCGATATTTGTGAGAAAATTTTACGTAAAGCCTTATAA
- the arfB gene encoding alternative ribosome rescue aminoacyl-tRNA hydrolase ArfB, translating to MLEISNYVAIPDDEIELSAVRAQGAGGQNVNKVSSAIHLRFDINASSLPEFYKQRLLDLRDQRISKDGVIVIKAQQFRTQEQNKDDALLRLQELIKSVAVVQKARLPTKATRSSQRRRLDSKTQRSKTKELRGRVTE from the coding sequence GTGCTGGAAATATCGAATTATGTCGCTATCCCTGACGATGAAATTGAACTTTCTGCCGTCAGAGCACAAGGTGCTGGCGGGCAAAACGTCAATAAAGTCTCATCGGCTATTCACCTGCGTTTTGATATTAACGCCTCGTCACTACCTGAATTTTATAAACAAAGGCTGCTGGATCTTCGTGATCAACGGATCAGCAAAGATGGCGTGATCGTAATTAAAGCACAGCAATTCCGGACACAAGAACAAAACAAGGATGATGCGCTGCTACGCCTGCAAGAATTGATAAAAAGTGTCGCTGTAGTGCAGAAAGCACGACTACCTACGAAAGCAACCCGTAGCTCACAGCGACGCCGATTAGATAGCAAAACACAACGAAGTAAAACTAAGGAATTACGCGGGCGTGTTACAGAGTAA
- a CDS encoding TusE/DsrC/DsvC family sulfur relay protein: MLVMGNKEIETDTHGYLKNMSDWTPELAELIAAGEQISLSTAHWEVIHFVRDFYTEYKTSPAIRALVKAMALKLGEDKGNSRYLYRLFPEGPAKQATKIAGLPKPAKCI; this comes from the coding sequence ATGCTGGTGATGGGCAATAAAGAAATTGAAACTGACACTCATGGTTACCTGAAAAACATGAGCGATTGGACACCTGAATTAGCTGAATTGATTGCGGCTGGTGAACAGATTTCACTGAGCACGGCTCACTGGGAAGTCATCCACTTTGTTCGCGATTTCTATACAGAATATAAGACCTCCCCGGCCATTCGCGCATTAGTGAAAGCAATGGCCCTGAAACTAGGGGAAGATAAAGGCAATAGCCGCTACCTATATCGTCTGTTCCCTGAAGGCCCAGCCAAACAAGCCACCAAAATAGCAGGCTTACCTAAACCGGCGAAATGTATCTAA
- the yccS gene encoding YccS family putative transporter, which translates to MLAFSRFLQRFITDTHVFFALKVSCALAVILLPGLYLSMIHQTVAMSLGIVAGAIAEPDDSLSGRIKSLLLTLACFWIATLSVQLLFPYPWLFAAGLFCSTWFFIMLGGLGKRYSSISFGSLLVAVYSMMGAAQAPTIWFQPVWLCTGALWYGFISLCWLRATPNKPLREQLAQTCFSLARYCTQKAWLFPSSADEQPSIHQKLAILNVDCMASINLCQEMIARRTEHPDQELQQLIALQAINEQIHERITSSHYLYNRLKEDVHSNRLLDGFREQLRQLGSAVQQLGYATLMNNRYEISPGLLWGMQALGDQLQFSHEKTPFSASTVNALRFLQKNLQEIVTLLDHADETIKASAKPQNKSNQGNVKSETISALQQIWSHLSFKSPLFRHACRMSLCLVTGYGLLALFDIKQGFWVLLTCLFVCQSSYTATRRRLFQRIAGTCCGLLLSLPLLWFSPTPGIQLILMAIAAILFFAQLRSNYSLAVIFITLYAMTAFGLLGVEEKSIILPRFVDTLLGSILSFGAVTLLWPEWQFQRIPELLAKATRCNSEYMKAIVSALQTSTQDSLFNQKRIAAHHADSALAQAWVNMQTDPKQQRRYTKLCAALIYRNHSLLSYVSALGVHQELHGSLFEPQLIRYAEFLFQALDESVAALSGKNNDAPIDLSSLSSLPATDKEACTDQRAGLIQQEMNLIGIMTGEILKLSRLLRPLIQSHGPDKSRFWSR; encoded by the coding sequence ATGCTTGCCTTCAGTCGATTTTTGCAGCGTTTTATTACTGATACACACGTCTTTTTCGCCTTAAAAGTATCCTGCGCCTTGGCTGTTATATTATTGCCCGGCCTTTATCTGAGCATGATCCATCAGACAGTGGCAATGTCATTAGGTATTGTTGCCGGCGCCATAGCCGAACCCGACGATTCTCTTTCCGGACGGATAAAATCACTGCTGCTGACTTTGGCTTGTTTCTGGATCGCAACACTATCAGTACAGCTACTGTTTCCATATCCATGGCTATTCGCTGCCGGACTATTCTGCTCGACTTGGTTTTTTATCATGCTGGGCGGCTTAGGCAAACGCTATAGCAGTATCAGTTTTGGTAGTTTATTGGTCGCAGTATATTCGATGATGGGTGCAGCTCAGGCACCGACAATTTGGTTCCAACCCGTATGGTTATGCACCGGTGCATTATGGTATGGCTTCATTTCTCTGTGTTGGTTACGTGCCACGCCAAATAAGCCATTACGTGAACAACTTGCCCAAACCTGTTTTTCGCTAGCTCGATATTGCACGCAAAAAGCCTGGTTATTCCCTAGTAGTGCCGATGAACAACCTTCAATCCATCAAAAATTAGCGATATTGAATGTCGATTGCATGGCTTCAATTAACTTATGTCAGGAAATGATTGCCCGCCGCACTGAGCATCCCGATCAAGAGCTACAACAACTGATCGCGCTTCAGGCTATAAATGAACAAATCCACGAACGAATTACATCAAGCCATTACCTCTATAACCGTCTGAAAGAAGATGTGCATAGTAATCGTTTACTGGATGGGTTCAGAGAACAACTGCGGCAATTAGGAAGTGCGGTTCAGCAACTGGGCTATGCCACGTTAATGAACAATCGCTATGAAATCTCACCCGGCTTGCTCTGGGGTATGCAAGCTCTAGGTGATCAATTACAGTTCAGCCATGAGAAGACGCCATTCTCAGCCTCGACTGTTAATGCATTACGGTTTTTACAAAAAAATCTGCAAGAAATAGTGACGCTGTTAGATCATGCTGATGAAACAATCAAAGCATCCGCTAAGCCGCAAAATAAAAGTAATCAGGGCAATGTAAAATCAGAAACCATCTCTGCATTACAACAAATCTGGTCACATTTAAGTTTCAAATCACCGCTGTTTCGACATGCTTGCCGCATGAGCCTATGCTTGGTAACAGGTTACGGCTTACTGGCTTTATTCGATATTAAACAAGGTTTTTGGGTGCTATTGACTTGCTTATTCGTGTGTCAGTCTAGTTATACAGCAACACGACGCCGCCTGTTTCAGCGAATTGCTGGCACCTGCTGTGGCCTACTCCTTAGCCTCCCTTTGCTCTGGTTTTCACCAACACCTGGTATTCAACTCATTTTAATGGCCATCGCTGCAATCTTGTTTTTTGCACAGCTAAGAAGTAATTACAGTCTGGCAGTCATATTTATTACGTTATACGCCATGACTGCGTTTGGTTTACTCGGGGTGGAAGAAAAAAGCATCATACTGCCACGCTTTGTGGATACCTTACTCGGCAGCATCCTTTCTTTTGGTGCAGTAACATTGCTTTGGCCCGAGTGGCAATTTCAACGGATACCCGAGTTGTTAGCCAAAGCAACACGTTGTAATTCTGAATATATGAAAGCGATCGTTTCTGCATTACAAACGTCAACTCAAGACTCTTTATTTAACCAAAAACGCATCGCAGCACACCATGCTGACAGCGCATTGGCGCAAGCTTGGGTCAACATGCAAACCGATCCGAAACAACAACGACGTTACACTAAATTATGCGCAGCGCTGATTTATCGAAACCACAGCCTGCTCTCTTACGTTTCGGCTCTGGGAGTACATCAGGAACTGCACGGCTCATTATTCGAGCCTCAATTAATCCGATACGCCGAATTTCTTTTCCAGGCGCTTGATGAATCAGTTGCAGCACTGTCAGGCAAAAATAATGACGCCCCTATCGATTTATCTTCACTCTCAAGCCTTCCAGCTACTGATAAAGAAGCCTGTACAGATCAGCGAGCAGGATTAATTCAGCAAGAAATGAATCTTATCGGTATTATGACCGGCGAAATTTTAAAACTATCCCGCTTGCTAAGGCCGTTGATCCAAAGTCATGGCCCAGATAAATCACGTTTTTGGAGTAGATAA
- a CDS encoding PAS domain-containing protein encodes MGSQIVPTQTEVKLAYDELIISKTDLSGRITYANKVFMRISDFSEEDLLGQPHNMIRHPDMPRGVFWGLWNTLKQGREFFGLVKNMTAHGDYYWVLANVRPDFLNGKSVGYFSVRRSPPRKLIEKIIPIYQQMLSLEHGRAGDSAQASWLWLEKKLASEETNYERFILNLVESTKEVKA; translated from the coding sequence ATGGGTTCGCAGATCGTCCCTACGCAGACGGAAGTCAAACTTGCTTATGATGAATTAATCATTTCTAAAACAGACCTTTCTGGGCGTATTACGTATGCCAATAAGGTTTTTATGCGGATCTCTGATTTTTCAGAGGAGGATTTGCTGGGGCAGCCTCACAATATGATCCGACATCCAGATATGCCTCGTGGTGTGTTCTGGGGGTTATGGAACACATTAAAACAAGGGCGAGAATTTTTTGGTTTAGTCAAAAACATGACTGCACACGGTGATTATTACTGGGTATTGGCTAACGTGCGTCCTGATTTTTTGAATGGCAAAAGTGTGGGTTATTTTTCTGTACGAAGAAGCCCGCCCCGAAAACTAATTGAAAAAATTATTCCGATCTATCAACAAATGCTCTCTTTGGAACACGGCCGCGCGGGCGATTCCGCACAGGCATCTTGGTTATGGCTGGAAAAAAAATTGGCGTCTGAAGAAACCAATTACGAGCGCTTTATTCTTAATCTCGTCGAGTCAACTAAAGAGGTGAAAGCATGA
- a CDS encoding tetratricopeptide repeat protein, producing the protein MYLIKKHIPLFVTSFIALSLYGCSSSDSDNMNPSAEMKKNNISSTQKCISFDTKGKHKEAFPYCKIAAEMGNSFTQTLVGSMYFRGEGTTQNYSQAAFWFQKVAKDGDVNAQALVGSLYFEGKGVPQNNTQATFWFQKAARQVTLHPMVLVGAMYFEGQWVNQDYMQAAHWYQLAAEQGDDNAQFRLGTMYHEGQGFSQNYSQAAYWYQKAAVQGNSNAQAFLGGMYFEGVGVAKDYKQAYAWLSVAAMHNQEATKSRDSVAAQLTPEDQFEAQMLASEYLKKYNIKL; encoded by the coding sequence ATGTATCTTATAAAAAAACATATCCCTCTGTTTGTAACATCTTTTATTGCACTATCACTTTACGGATGCTCTTCCAGTGATTCAGACAATATGAATCCTTCTGCAGAAATGAAAAAAAATAACATTTCATCAACGCAAAAATGTATTTCATTCGACACCAAAGGCAAACATAAAGAAGCTTTTCCTTACTGCAAAATAGCGGCAGAAATGGGGAATAGTTTTACACAGACATTGGTTGGTTCTATGTATTTCCGAGGTGAAGGTACCACCCAAAATTATTCTCAAGCTGCATTTTGGTTTCAAAAGGTAGCCAAAGATGGGGATGTAAATGCTCAGGCTCTTGTTGGATCACTGTATTTCGAAGGAAAAGGTGTTCCCCAAAATAATACACAAGCCACATTCTGGTTTCAAAAAGCAGCAAGACAAGTCACTCTTCACCCCATGGTGCTCGTCGGAGCAATGTATTTTGAAGGGCAATGGGTGAATCAGGATTACATGCAGGCCGCGCACTGGTATCAACTCGCCGCAGAGCAGGGAGATGATAACGCACAGTTCCGTCTAGGAACTATGTACCATGAAGGTCAGGGATTTTCACAAAATTACAGTCAAGCTGCATACTGGTACCAAAAAGCGGCAGTACAAGGCAATTCAAACGCACAGGCATTTTTAGGTGGAATGTATTTTGAAGGGGTAGGCGTAGCAAAAGATTATAAACAGGCCTATGCATGGCTCTCTGTTGCCGCAATGCACAATCAAGAAGCGACAAAATCACGCGACTCTGTAGCCGCACAATTAACACCTGAAGATCAATTTGAGGCTCAAATGCTGGCGAGTGAATACCTCAAAAAATATAACATAAAACTATGA